A DNA window from Primulina tabacum isolate GXHZ01 chromosome 12, ASM2559414v2, whole genome shotgun sequence contains the following coding sequences:
- the LOC142520502 gene encoding uncharacterized protein LOC142520502: MMSGGVYRIKEHIGNIPGNVSGCRIASQEDRNKCKHAILEGRNKKKNKILEEQSCRAEVNISLDEEEDAEIEGIDGIKKPHQLGPMDRYASMITPENVSSSGSKVLRQKNINEALFKERTQQVQQYVGRWAYENGISFNDLDIDSFKQLMEAVGQFGPGFKPPTQYQLKEPLLKAEVERTKQLLKKHEKRRSILNLCVNCKEGTVFLESKESSNEAHTAGLIFEYVDKCVEQVGAHNVVQIVTDNATNNMTAVKLMKEKQPGIFWTSCATHTVNLMFESIGKLPRFKKIIDQAKSFTIFIYAHHKTLSLMISFTKKRDIVRPGVTSFESNFLTLQSLIEKKSSLRAMFTSDMWENCKWSKTNKGKLAYSTLMSMSFWNGVTLCLKIFAPLVRVLRLVDGDRKPSMGFLYGEFLRAKEDIKVALNNVESNYQPIIVILESKMKDRLDTSLHTTAFLLNPYLYYKDSSIALYGEIATGIFECMEVLHADEFELQDTIINKEFAKYRDETGLFGKALAAKACEKNDDTFDPCTWWSTYGAHTLNLLRVALRILSSTTSSSGC, from the coding sequence ATGATGTCTGGTGGAGTGTATAGAATCAAGGAGCACATAGGAAATATACCTGGAAATGTATCTGGGTGTCGAATCGCATCTCAAGAAGATCGTAATAAGTGCAAACATGCTATTTTAGAAGGGAGgaacaaaaagaaaaacaaaatacTGGAAGAACAAAGTTGTAGAGCGGAGGTGAATATTTCTCTAGACGAAGAAGAAGATGCTGAAATTGAAGGGATAGATGGAATTAAAAAGCCTCATCAACTTGGCCCCATGGATAGATATGCATCGATGATTACTCCAGAAAATGTAAGTTCAAGTGGGAGTAAAGTGCTTcgccaaaaaaatataaatgaggCTCTTTTCAAAGAGAGAACTCAACAAGTTCAACAATATGTTGGGAGATGGGCTTATGAAAATGGAATCTCATTCAATGATCTTGATATTGATAGTTTCAAGCAACTAATGGAGGCAGTGGGTCAATTTGGGCCAGGGTTCAAGCCTCCAACTCAATATCAACTTAAAGAGCCACTTTTGAAAGCTGAAGTTGAAAGAACAAAGCAACTGTTGAAGAAGCACGAAAAAAGAAGAAGCATTTTAAATTTGTGTGTTAATTGCAAGGAGGGTACAGTATTTTTAGAGTCTAAGGAGTCTTCAAACGAGGCACATACAGCTGGACTTATTTTTGAGTATGTTGACAAGTGTGTGGAACAAGTAGGAGCTCATAATGTTGTTCAAATTGTAACAGACAATGCCACCAACAATATGACTGCGGTTAAATTGATGAAAGAAAAGCAGCCTGGGATTTTTTGGACTTCGTGTGCAACTCATACTGTTAATCTCATGTTTGAAAGTATTGGCAAGCTTCCAAGATTTAAAAAGATTATCGACCAAGCCAAGTCTTTTACCATTTTCATTTATGCTCACCATAAGACTTTGTCATTGATGATAAGTTTTACGAAGAAAAGAGACATAGTCCGGCCAGGAGTTACCAGCTTTGAATCAAATTTCCTCACATTGCAAAGTTTGATTGAGAAAAAATCTAGTTTAAGGGCCATGTTTACAAGTGATATGTGGGAGAACTGTAAATGGTCAAAGACAAACAAAGGGAAATTGGCTTACTCTACTCTGATGAGCATGAGTTTTTGGAATGGTGTGACACtttgtttgaaaatatttgctcctttgGTAAGAGTTCTCCGATTGGTTGACGGAGATAGAAAGCCATCCATGGGGTTTCTATATGGGGAGTTTCTTCGAGCTAAAGAAGATATCAAGGTGGCCCTTAATAATGTCGAATCAAATTATCAGCCTATCATAGTGATTCTTGAGTCAAAAATGAAGGATAGACTTGATACATCATTGCATACCACGGCCTTTTTGTTGAATCCCTACTTATACTACAAAGATAGTTCTATTGCTCTTTATGGAGAGATCGCGACAGGGATTTTTGAATGCATGGAAGTTTTGCATGCCGATGAGTTTGAACTGCAAGATACAATTATTAACAAGGAATTTGCAAAATATAGAGATGAGACTGGGTTATTTGGGAAAGCATTGGCTGCAAAAGCATGTGAAAAAAATGATGATACATTTGATCCATGTACATGGTGGAGTACCTACGGTGCTCACACACTCAACTTGCTAAGAGTGGCATTGAGGATTCTTTCATCAACTACAAGTTCATCTGGGTGTTAA
- the LOC142520503 gene encoding uncharacterized protein LOC142520503 isoform X1: protein MSAGGAFGGNRGARPVPPEKGVFPLDHMLLCDLEKKDYIKCLKSSGHKSENCRNFSKRYLECRMEKNLMAKQELSELGFGQKTSEEYMYEKKTFCEVYSLDD from the exons ATGAGTGCAG GGGGAGCATTTGGTGGGAACAGAGGGGCAAGACCTGTGCCGCCCGAAAAAGGAGTTTTCCCTTTGGATCATATGTTGCTATGTGACCTG GAGAAAAAAGACTACATCAAATGTCTGAAGTCTTCAGGCCACAAATCTGAAAACTGCAGAAACTTCTCTAAGAGGTACTTGGAATGTCGCATGGAAAA GAATTTAATGGCAAAACAAGAATTGTCAGAACTTGGATTTGGACAGAAAACATCTGAGGAATATATGTATGAAAAAAAAACTTTCTGTGAAGTTTACAGTTTGGATGACTGA
- the LOC142520503 gene encoding uncharacterized protein LOC142520503 isoform X2, with translation MSAGGAFGGNRGARPVPPEKGVFPLDHMLLCDLEKKDYIKCLKSSGHKSENCRNFSKRNLMAKQELSELGFGQKTSEEYMYEKKTFCEVYSLDD, from the exons ATGAGTGCAG GGGGAGCATTTGGTGGGAACAGAGGGGCAAGACCTGTGCCGCCCGAAAAAGGAGTTTTCCCTTTGGATCATATGTTGCTATGTGACCTG GAGAAAAAAGACTACATCAAATGTCTGAAGTCTTCAGGCCACAAATCTGAAAACTGCAGAAACTTCTCTAAGAG GAATTTAATGGCAAAACAAGAATTGTCAGAACTTGGATTTGGACAGAAAACATCTGAGGAATATATGTATGAAAAAAAAACTTTCTGTGAAGTTTACAGTTTGGATGACTGA
- the LOC142521101 gene encoding photosynthetic NDH subunit of subcomplex B 3, chloroplastic, translated as MGSLHLNTHTLSSPSLPSINSLFKILNPPNHLSFTALKRFRIRADAESGITPLDDQEASPGISLAFVSSVLLPDGSLDVHYRTASGGQKLRDIMLDNNIDLYGPYARPLLNCAGGGTCASCMVEVVEGRELLSPRTGKEKEKLKKKPKNWRLACQTTVGGSDSRGLVVIQQLPEWKSHEWSYRGEEIMDT; from the exons atGGGATCCCTTCACCTCAACACACACACATTGTCTTCACCATCACTTCCTAGTATCAACAGCCTTTTCAAAATACTAAATCCCCCCAACCACCTCAGCTTCACCGCTCTAAAAAGATTCCGAATTCGAGCCGACGCCGAATCCGGAATCACTCCCCTTGATGACCAAGAAGCCAGCCCGGGTATCAGCTTAGCATTTGTCAGC TCTGTTTTGCTTCCTGACGGGTCTCTGGATGTGCATTATCGGACAGCTTCTGGTGGGCAGAAGCTAAGGGACATCATGCTGGATAACAACATTGATTTGTACGGACCATAT gctAGGCCATTGTTGAATTGTGCTGGAGGAGGAACCTGTGCCTCCTGCATGGTTGAG GTAGTCGAGGGAAGAGAGCTATTGAGCCCTCGGACAggaaaagagaaagaaaagCTTAAAAAG AAACCAAAGAATTGGAGACTTGCTTGCCAGACCACGGTCGGAGGATCAGATTCCAGAGGGCTG GTGGTCATCCAACAACTTCCTGAGTGGAAATCTCATGAATGGAGTTACCGTGGTGAAGAAATTATGGATACATGA
- the LOC142521100 gene encoding protein JINGUBANG-like: MEFTDEKSPCKLKIHEARRSVNLPRRLSVLHDDDEGDPQPVSARTSCASAASFRLWPTSPETQWTRSPMNASPSPPLLYHCLASLHRSEGNIYSVYVTKDFIFTGSGSCRIHVWKLLDCSEVGYIKASSGDIRAISGWGRFLFTSHGDCRIRAWDVPSAENFRSKKIATLPGRYFFKFPKKSGHQHKNPISCLAYSNMERLLFTGSWDRTVKVWQITERRCIDSFIAHDGPVNAIVINQEDGCVFTCSSDGTVKIWRRVSGESSHILTMKLKFQPSPVNALALSMSHANCFLYSGSSDGLINFWEKERISGRYNHLGFLQGHHFAVLCLVTIEDLILSGSEDATIRIWKREDGNSLHSCVAVVDGHHGPVKCLAAAMEGDEIGRDLLVYSGSLDQTLKVWRVKVHHPGEKIKLDRSEGNDQYLECKMSPVLSPSWVEKKISGGDF; encoded by the coding sequence ATGGAGTTTACAGATGAAAAGAGTCCCTGTAAGTTAAAAATTCATGAAGCAAGAAGAAGCGTAAATCTGCCTAGAAGATTATCGGTTTTGCATGACGACGACGAAGGCGATCCTCAGCCTGTGTCAGCAAGAACTTCTTGTGCTTCCGCGGCATCCTTCAGGCTTTGGCCGACGAGTCCTGAAACACAATGGACTCGGTCTCCGATGAATGCTTCCCCGTCTCCACCGCTTCTGTACCATTGCTTAGCATCACTGCATCGCAGTGAAGGTAACATCTACTCTGTGTATGTAACAAAAGATTTCATCTTTACTGGATCTGGTAGCTGCAGAATCCATGTCTGGAAGCTGCTTGATTGCTCAGAAGTGGGGTATATCAAGGCTTCGAGCGGCGATATTCGAGCCATTTCAGGGTGGGGTAGGTTTCTTTTCACCTCGCACGGTGACTGCAGAATTCGAGCGTGGGATGTGCCGTCTGCGGAAAACTTTCGGTCGAAGAAGATCGCTACCTTGCCCGGAAGATATTTCTTCAAATTTCCAAAGAAAAGCGGTCATCAACACAAGAACCCTATTTCATGTCTTGCATACAGCAACATGGAGAGGCTTTTGTTCACAGGTTCTTGGGATCGAACGGTTAAAGTATGGCAAATCACGGAGAGACGATGCATCGATTCGTTTATCGCGCATGACGGCCCAGTGAACGCAATTGTGATCAACCAAGAAGATGGCTGTGTTTTCACCTGTTCCTCCGATGGAACAGTGAAGATCTGGAGAAGGGTTTCCGGGGAAAGCTCACATATTCTCACAATGAAGCTCAAGTTCCAGCCTTCTCCTGTCAACGCCTTAGCCTTGAGCATGTCCCACGCAAACTGTTTCCTCTACTCCGGCTCGTCTGATGGGCTGATAAATTTCTGGGAGAAGGAAAGAATCTCCGGAAGATACAATCACTTGGGATTCTTGCAAGGCCATCATTTTGCAGTTCTGTGTTTAGTAACAATCGAGGATCTGATCCTCAGTGGTTCCGAGGACGCAACGATACGAATTTGGAAGCGTGAAGATGGGAACTCGTTGCATTCATGTGTTGCGGTGGTAGACGGGCATCATGGACCAGTGAAGTGCTTGGCTGCTGCCATGGAAGGCGATGAGATTGGCAGAGATTTGCTGGTATACAGTGGTAGCTTGGACCAAACTCTGAAAGTGTGGCGAGTAAAAGTGCATCATCCTGGGGAGAAAATAAAGTTGGATAGATCAGAAGGGAATGATCAGTACTTGGAATGTAAAATGAGCCCTGTTCTGTCGCCTTCCTGGGTAGAGAAGAAGATTTCGGGTGGCGATTTCTGA